The genomic window GCCCGGAGACGAGCCCGATGGAAACGCGATTGTCGCCGAGGCCGTAGATCCACCCGCCGCCGTAGAGCTCGCTCGGCACCGGCCAGCCCATCGTATGCATCACGGCGCCGGTTCCGACCCGCCCGTCGGGCACTTCCCAGATTTCCTTCAAGCCGAGGGCGTAAAGCTGGGGGTTGCGGCCCTCGTCGAGCGAGTATTTGTCCACCAAGTGCTTGGTCAGGGAGCCGCGCGGGCCTTCCGCCAGCACCGTGACCTTGGCAAAGAGGTTGTAGCCGGGCGTGAAGTTCTCCTTCGGTTTGCCCTCGCGGTCGAGCCCCTTGTCTTCCGTTTGCACGCCCACCACGCGGCCATCCTCGTACAAAAGCCGGCTGCCGGCAAAGCCGGTGAAAAGATTCACCCCTTCCTTTTCTGCCAACCCGCCCAGCCATCTCGTCAGGCGATGGAGCGAAACAATGTAGTTGCCGTGATTGCGAAGAGGAGGCGGCGTGATGGGTAATTTCCAGGCGCGCTTCGGCGTCAAAAAATAGGCGGCATCCCGGGTGACGGGCGATTCGAGCGGCGCGCCTGCCTTCTCGAAATCGGGCACCAGCTCAGCCAAGCCGCGGGGATCCATGACCGCGCCGGAAAGAGCGTGCGCGCCCAACTCCCGCCCCTTCTCCAGGAGGTAGATATTTTCCTGAGAGATTTTCGAACCGCGGACCTCGCCGCGGGCGATGCGCTCATTGTGCTGCTTGATCAGCCGGGCGAGATGCAGCGCGCAAGCCAGCCCCGCCGGCCCGCCGCCCACGATCACTACGTCGGCTTCGAGAGATTCGCGTTCGACCTCGTTGTGAGCTGGTCGTTCCATGGCCACACGGCTATCCTAGCAGAACCCTGGTCTGCCGCATCCTTGCAAAACGTAGGCGGGGTTTCCTGCCCCTGAATGCTAGCTGGTCTGCATTTTTCAAACTAACGCAGCTTCTGAAATTCTTCGAGGGAGATACCTAATTGGCGAAGGATCTTGAAGAATAGCGGTGGCCCAATTTCGCGTCCACCATGGAGGGGGATCGTTACCGCGCGGCCGTCAGGGTGGTTCCAACGCTCGTGACTGCCGGTCTGTCGTGTTCTCGTAAAACCGAGTTGGAGTGCCACCTTTTGGAATTCGCGTGCGGTGGCACTAGGCATGAATGATTTCGGTAGTATCCGCCGGAAGGGGAATGCCCTTTTCGCGATACTCCTCCGCGATCATCTCGAATACCTTGGCCAGCTCAGCAAGCGCCTCTTCTCGGGTCGGCATCAGGGCATAGCAGCCGGAAATGGCAGGAATCTCCGCTACCCACGACCCATCTTCCTGCCGATATAGAACCGTCTTGTAATCTTGATCCGTCACAGGCTTTTCTCCAGCCAGCAAATGCATTCTAGCATATTTGGGCGTCTGCCCTGTCCTCGCG from Candidatus Acidiferrales bacterium includes these protein-coding regions:
- a CDS encoding type II toxin-antitoxin system HicB family antitoxin; the encoded protein is MTDQDYKTVLYRQEDGSWVAEIPAISGCYALMPTREEALAELAKVFEMIAEEYREKGIPLPADTTEIIHA